One genomic window of Acomys russatus chromosome 29, mAcoRus1.1, whole genome shotgun sequence includes the following:
- the Lypla2 gene encoding acyl-protein thioesterase 2: MCGNTMSVPLLTDAATVSGAERETAAVIFLHGLGDTGHSWADALSTIRLPHVKYICPHAPRIPVTLNMKMVMPSWFDLMGLSPDAPEDEAGIKKAAENIKALIEHEMKNGIPANRIVLGGFSQGGALSLYTALTCPHPLAGIVALSCWLPLHRNFPQAANGSAKDLAILQCHGELDPMVPVRFGALTAEKLRSVVTPARVQFKTYPGVMHSSCPQEMAAVKEFLEKLLPPV; this comes from the exons ATGTGTGGTAACACCATGTCTGTGCCCCTGCTCACCGACGCTGCCACCGTGTCTGGAGCTGAGCGGGAAACGGCTGCG GTTATTTTTTTACATGGACTTGGAGACACAGG GCACAGCTGGGCTGACGCCCTCTCCACCATCCGGCTTCCTCATGTCAAGTACATCTGTCCCCATGC GCCCAGGATTCCTGTGACACTCAACATGAAGATGGTGATGCCTTCCTG GTTTGACCTGATGGGGCTGAGCCCAGACGCCCCAGAGGACGAAGCTGGCATCAAGAAGGCAGCAGAGAACA TCAAGGCTTTGATTGAACACGAGATGAAGAATGGGATCCCTGCCAATCGAATCGTCCTGGGCGGCTTTTCGCAG GGTGGGGCCCTGTCCCTCTATACAGCCCTTACTTGCCCCCACCCTCTGGCTGGCATTGTGGCATTGAGCTGTTGGCTGCCTCTGCACCGGAACTTCCCCCAG GCAGCCAACGGTAGTGCCAAGGACCTGGCCATCCTTCAGTGCCATGGGGAGCTGGATCCCATGGTACCTGTTCGATTTGGGGCCCTGACAGCTGAGAAGCTCCGGTCTGTCGTCACGCCCGCTAGGGTCCAGTTCAAGACATACCCAGGCGTCATGCACAGCTCCTGTCCTCAG GAGATGGCAGCTGTAAAGGAATTTCTGGAGAAACTTCTGCCTCCGGTCTAA
- the Gale gene encoding UDP-glucose 4-epimerase yields the protein MGEKVLVTGGAGYIGSHTVLELLEAGYSPVVIDNFHNAIRGGDSMPESLRRVQELTGRSVEFEEMDILDQAALQHLFKKHSFKAVIHFAGLKAVGESVQKPLDYYRVNLTGTIQLLEIMRAHEVKDLVFSSSATVYGNPQYLPLDEAHPTGGCTNPYGKSKFFIEEMIRDLCQADKAWNAVLLRYFNPIGAHASGRIGEDPQGIPNNLMPYVSQVAIGRREALNVFGDDYATKDGTGVRDYIHVVDLAKGHIAALKKLKEQCGYRTYNLGTGTGYSVLQMVQAMEKASGRKIPYKVVARREGDVAVCYANPSLAHEELGWTAALGLDRMCEDLWRWQQQNPSGFGAQA from the exons ATGGGAGAGAAGGTGTTGGTCACAGGTGGGGCTGGCTACATTGGCAGCCACACAGTATTGGAGCTGCTGGAGGCAGGCTACTCGCCTGTGGTCATCGACAACTTCCATAATGCCATCCGTG GAGGAGACTCCATGCCTGAGAGCCTGCGGCGGGTCCAGGAGCTGACAGGCCGTTCTGTGGAGTTTGAGGAGATGGACATTTTGGACCAGGCAGCCCTACAGCACCTCTTTAAGAAG CACAGCTTTAAGGCCGTCATCCACTTTGCGGGGCTCAAGGCTGTTGGGGAGTCGGTGCAGAAGCCTCTGGATTACTACAGAGTTAACCTAACCGGGACCATCCAGCTTCTGGAG ATCATGAGGGCCCATGAGGTGAAGGACCTGGTGTTCAGCAGCTCAGCCACCGTGTACGGGAACCCCCAGTACCTGCCTCTGGACGAGGCCCACCCCACCGGGGGCTGTACCAATCCCTATGGCAAGTCCAAGTTCTTCATTGAAGAGATGATCCGGGACCTGTGCCAGGCAGACAAG GCCTGGAACGCAGTGCTGCTTCGGTACTTCAATCCCATAGGCGCCCACGCCTCTGGCCGCATCGGCGAGGATCCCCAGGGCATCCCCAACAACCTCATGCCCTATGTCTCCCAG GTGGCAATTGGACGTCGAGAAGCCCTGAATGTCTTTGGTGATGATTATGCTACAAAGGATGGGACAG GTGTAAGGGACTACATTCATGTGGTGGACCTGGCGAAGGGCCAcatagcagccttgaagaagctGAAGGAGCAGTGTGGCTACCGG ACCTACAATCTTGGCACAGGCACAGGCTACTCCGTCCTGCAGATGGTCCAAGCCATGGAGAAGGCCTCTGGGAGGAAG ATCCCGTACAAGGTGGTGGCACGGCGGGAAGGTGATGTGGCGGTCTGTTATGCCAATCCCAGCCTGGCCCACGAGGAGCTGGGCTGGACAGCGGCTTTGGGGCTGGACAGGATGT GTGAAGACTTATGGCGCTGGCAGCAGCAGAACCCTTCAGGCTTTGGGGCCCAGGCCTGA
- the Hmgcl gene encoding hydroxymethylglutaryl-CoA lyase, mitochondrial has product MATVRKAFPRRLVGLASLRAASTSSMGAFPKQVKIVEVGPRDGLQNEKNIVPTPVKIRLIDMLSEAGLPVIEATSFVSPKWVPQMADNSEVLKGIQKFPGVNYPVLTPNMKGFEAAVAAGAKEVSIFGAVSELFTQKNANCSIEESFQRFDGVMKAALASNIRVRGYISCVLGCPYEGKISSAKVAEVAKKLYSMGCYEISLGDTIGVGTPGLMKDMLTAVMHEVPVAALAVHCHDTYGQALANTLVALQMGVSVVDSSVAGLGGCPYAKGASGNLATEDLVYMLTGLGIHTGVNLQKLLEAGDFICQALNRKTSSKVAQATCKL; this is encoded by the exons ATGGCGACAGTGAGGAAGGCTTTCCCGCGGAGGCTGGTGGGCTTGGCGTCTCTCCGGGCT GCCAGCACCTCATCCATGGGCGCTTTCCCGAAGCAGGTGAAGATCGTGGAAGTCGGTCCCCGGGACGGTCTACAGAATGAAAAG AATATTGTACCTACCCCAGTGAAAATCAGGCTGATCGACATGCTCTCTGAAGCAGGGCTCCCTGTTATCGAGGCTACCAGCTTCGTCTCTCCCAAGTGGGTGCCCCAG ATGGCTGACAACTCTGAAGTCTTGAAGGGCATCCAGAAGTTTCCCGGCGTCAACTACCCAGTCCTGACTCCAAATATGAAAGGCTTTGAGGCAGCG GTAGCTGCAGGTGCCAAGGAAGTAAGCATCTTCGGTGCTGTGTCTGAGCTATTCACCCAGAAGAATGCGAACTGCTCTATAGAAGAGAGTTTCCAGCGCTTTGATGGAGTCATGAAGGCTGCACTGGCCAGCAACATCCGTGTGAGAGG GTATATCTCCTGTGTCCTCGGGTGCCCCTATGAGGGGAAGATCTCTTCGGCTAAAGTAGCTGAG GTCGCCAAGAAGTTGTACTCAATGGGCTGCTATGAGATCTCCCTTGGGGACACCATTGGTGTAGGCACCCCAGGACTCATGAAAGACATGCTGACTGCTGTCATGCATGAAGTGCCTGTTGCCGCACTGGCTGTCCACTGCCATGATACCTACGGTCAAGCTCTGGCCAACACGTTGGTGGCCCTGCAG ATGGGGGTGAGCGTCGTTGACTCCTCTGTGGCGGGACTTGGAGGCTGTCCCTATGCAAAAGGAGCATCAGGGAACTTGGCCACTGAGGACCTGGTCTACATGCTGACTGGTTTAGGGATTCACACG GGTGTGAACCTCCAGAAGCTCCTCGAAGCCGGGGACTTCATCTGTCAAGCCCTGAACCGGAAAACCAGCTCCAAAGTGGCCCAGGCCACCTGCAAACTCTGA